In the genome of Palaemon carinicauda isolate YSFRI2023 chromosome 20, ASM3689809v2, whole genome shotgun sequence, one region contains:
- the LOC137660043 gene encoding uncharacterized protein, which yields MRIALAALLILVAVVMSMADPDPSFHKGYGGGYGGYGGGGYGKGHGKGCCSYGKGKGHGGYGHDGYGGGYGKGHGKGHGKGHGHGGYGGGYGKGHGKGYGKGHGHGGYGGGYGKGHGKGYGKGHGHGGYGGGYGKGHGKGHGKGSGGYGYH from the exons ATG CGTATAGCTCTCGCAGCACTTCTTATCCTGGTCGCGGTGGTCATGTCAATGGCCGACCCGGATCCTAGTTTTCATAAAGGATATGGTGGTGGCTATGGCGGATATGGGGGAGGAGGATACGGAAAAGGACACGGTAAAGGTTGTTGCAGTTACGGGAAAGGAAAAGGCCATGGTGGATATGGTCATGATGGATATGGCGGTGGCTATGGAAAAGGACATGGAAAAGGCCATGGAAAAGGACACGGTCATGGTGGATATGGTGGTGGATATGGGAAAGGACACGGAAAAGGTTACGGAAAAGGACACGGCCACGGTGGATATGGTGGTGGGTACGGAAAAGGACATGGAAAAGGTTATGGAAAAGGACACGGTCACGGTGGATATGGAGGCGGTTATGGAAAAGGACATGGCAAAGGCCATGGAAAAGGATCTGGTGGATAtg gttATCATTAA
- the LOC137660044 gene encoding uncharacterized protein, producing the protein MNVGRKLGNGSYTGLVGKVFRGEVDMTGLGFSFTPERFEDMEISKYLYMDEVTAAYEVPTTSSNIAGFSNPFVVPVWLLMFAAFLFVSVICFLVDFAYPNIASRKRNFEYEGEGRHDSQRYQEQEKNVGYFGDDLARAVSWVLGTLLSQALPREFETKERLAASMSLRTTPETMASNPKVHEMFMVVAKTHLATVTKDLYGFVKARRACREFVFTSATVQGHQGGRPGQVQL; encoded by the exons ATGAATGTTGGACGCAAGCTGGGTAACGGTTCGTACACTGGCCTCGTCGGGAAAGTCTTCAGAGGG GAAGTTGACATGACCGGATTGGGGTTTTCATTCACCCCGGAGAGGTTTGAGGACATGGAGATCAGTAAGTATCTGTACATGGACGAGGTCACTGCTGCTTATGAAGTGCCAACGACCAGCTCGAATATTGCTGGATTCAGTAATCCTTTCGTTGTTCCT GTTTGGCTTCTGATGTTTGCTGCCTTCCTGTTTGTCTCAGTCATCTGCTTTCTTGTCGACTTTGCTTATCCTAACATTGCTTCAAGGAAACG GAACTTCGAATATGAAGGAGAAGGTAGACACGATAGCCAAAGGTATCAAGAGCAGGAGAAAAACGTTGGCTATTTCGGAGATGATTTAGCCCGGGCTGTTTCATGGGTGCTTGGGACGCTGCTCTCACA ggcactaccg agagagttcgagacaaaagaaagactggctgcctcaatgtctcttcgaACTACTCCtgagacgatggcaagtaaccccaaggtccatgaaatgttcatggtggtggccaagactcatctggccacagtgacgaaggacctttatggcttcgtcaaggcgaggagagcttgtagggagttcgtgttcacctcggccacG gttcaaggacaccaaggcggacgtcctggtcaagtccagctttaa
- the LOC137660045 gene encoding uncharacterized protein translates to MIPRTSAGQGPPPPTVVPNHSSGLPTLPKVLRGDSVRILGGVWMLASLVLASVYKSNLKAMLILPNINLPFDNLQELAESNLPICTNPGSMFHQGIVNSPDNTSLGRIKHQLVEKGRRHERVECSEVGYWTGVYVAIGPLTAMSQLMHWSFSTTGRCQTYLMSEKFFKTTALGFLFPKGSSLKTKVDPVIMRLRESGILTHIYENGIINATECLKPPTLAMPASTDLRSMKIKDFYGIFMVYFIGVMMSALVFFLELSCGEGKKQLVCGHSVQSAATIQVHEVD, encoded by the exons atgatccccagaacgtcagctgggcaaggccCACCACCACCCACTGtcgtgcccaaccacagtagtggcctcccca ctttgccaaaagtcctACGAGGCGATTCGGTACGAATCCTTGGAGGCGTATGGATGCTGGCCTCTTTGGTTTTGGCCAGCGTCTACAAGTCCAACCTGAAGGCCATGCTTATCCTTCCCAACATCAACTTGCCTTTCGATAACCTGCAGGAGCTGGCAGAGAGTAACCTCCCGATCTGCACTAACCCTGGGTCGATGTTTCACCAGGGAATAGTG AACTCTCCCGACAACACTAGCCTTGGACGAATCAAACACCAGTTGGTCGAAAAGGGACGAAGACACGAGAGGGTGGAATGCTCTGAGGTCGGCTATTGGACTGGCGTGTACGTCGCCATTGGGCCTCTGACAGCTATGTCTCAGCTGATGCATTGGTCGTTTTCGACG ACCGGCCGTTGCCAGACCTACCTGATGTCCGAGAAATTCTTCAAGACAACGGCTTTGGGCTTCCTGTTCCCGAAAGGATCGTCACTCAAAACAAAAGTGGATCCTGT TATAATGCGGCTGAGAGAATCTGGGATTCTAACGCACATCTACGAGAACGGAATCATTAATGCAACTGAGTGCTTGAAGCCTCCTACCCTGGCTATGCCTGCAAGCACGGACCTAAGGTCTATGAAAATAAAGGATTTCTATGGAATCTTTATGGTATACTTTATAG GCGTAATGATGTCAGCCCTAGTCTTCTTCCTGGAACTGTCTTGCGGTGAAGGAAAAAAACAACTCGTCTGTGGACATTCAGTTCAGAGCGCAGCAACTATCCAAGTGCATGAAGTGGATTAA